The proteins below come from a single Corynebacterium glyciniphilum AJ 3170 genomic window:
- a CDS encoding decaprenylphospho-beta-D-erythro-pentofuranosid-2-ulose 2-reductase yields the protein MINAVGKPQSILLLGGASDMGLAVVEEFLTRGSARVVLAARPGEDLSSAVGRMESAGASSVETVGFDATDFDSHPGVFDEIWAGGDIDLAVVAFGVLGDNEVQWTDQKQAVLAAQVNYTGAVSVGVLLSNRMKAQGHGQIVVFSSVAGEMVRRSNFVYGSTKAGVDGFYRMLGEALRGTGVKVLTVRPGQVRTNMTAALDDAPLTVDKTDAAKAVAAGVDGGKPVIWIHPLFRPIMLILKNLPQFIVRRLPL from the coding sequence ATGATCAACGCTGTGGGTAAACCCCAGTCCATCCTGCTGCTCGGCGGCGCCTCCGACATGGGGCTCGCCGTGGTCGAGGAGTTCCTGACCCGTGGCTCGGCCCGCGTGGTGCTGGCCGCCCGCCCGGGTGAGGACCTCTCGTCCGCCGTCGGCCGGATGGAATCCGCCGGTGCCTCCTCCGTGGAGACCGTCGGCTTCGACGCCACCGACTTCGACTCCCACCCGGGCGTCTTTGACGAGATCTGGGCCGGTGGCGACATCGACCTCGCTGTCGTCGCCTTCGGTGTGCTCGGCGACAACGAGGTGCAGTGGACCGACCAGAAGCAGGCTGTGCTGGCCGCCCAGGTCAACTACACTGGCGCCGTCTCTGTCGGCGTGCTGCTGTCCAACCGGATGAAGGCACAGGGCCACGGCCAGATTGTGGTGTTCTCCTCCGTCGCCGGTGAGATGGTGCGTCGCTCGAACTTCGTCTACGGCTCCACCAAGGCCGGCGTGGACGGCTTCTACCGGATGCTCGGTGAGGCCCTGCGCGGCACCGGGGTGAAGGTGCTGACCGTGCGCCCCGGCCAGGTCCGCACCAACATGACCGCCGCGCTGGACGACGCCCCACTGACCGTGGACAAGACCGACGCCGCCAAGGCCGTCGCCGCGGGGGTGGACGGTGGCAAGCCGGTCATCTGGATCCACCCGCTGTTCCGCCCGATCATGCTGATCCTGAAGAACCTGCCGCAGTTCATCGTG